The Schistocerca cancellata isolate TAMUIC-IGC-003103 chromosome 4, iqSchCanc2.1, whole genome shotgun sequence genome contains a region encoding:
- the LOC126183930 gene encoding piggyBac transposable element-derived protein 4-like yields MVAFKGRASLKQYMPMKPTKHKFKIWVAACSVTGHMLSFQVYEGKSEFKEDGSLGEKVVLSLSKPFQFLGYCLFLDRFFTKLPLLPKLLTRGMFGCETMLQNRKYFPKMLLKADKQMKLGQHDSVIEDDISITKLKDRGTKSVEIGSNMHNPSEMSQVSGRNKKSEKESIECPKAIADYNSYMGGVDKFEQLMSAYSVSWKSRKWWRKLFYYFLDAAVVNSFILYYDTAKWHSLIKEGHCHI; encoded by the coding sequence ATGGTGGCTTTCAAAGGTAGGGCTTCCCTAAAGCAATATATGCCAATGAAGCCtacaaaacacaaatttaaaatttgGGTTGCAGCCTGCAGTGTTACAGGGCACATGTTATCCTTTCAAGTGTATGAAGGAAAATCTGAATTCAAAGAAGATGGTTCTCTAGGTGAGAAGGTTGTTTTGTCACTTTCAAAACCATTCCAGTTTTTAGGGTACTGCCTCTTTCTTGACAGATTTTTTACTAAATTACCATTGCTTCCTAAATTATTGACTAGAGGAATGTTTGGTTGTGAAACAATGCttcaaaatagaaaatattttcctAAAATGTTATTGAAAGCTGACAAGCAGATGAAATTAGGACAGCATGACTCTGTTATAGAAGATGATATTTCTATAACAAAATTGAAAGACAGAGGTACAAAATCAGTAGAAATTGGGAGCAACATGCATAACCCTAGTGAGATGTCTCAAGTGTCTGGGAGAAACAAGAAGAGTGAAAAGGAAAGTATTGAGTGTCCCAAGGCTATTGCTGACTATAATAGCTACATGGGAGGGGTTGATAAATTTGAGCAACTGATGTCTGCCTACAGTGTTTCATGGAAATCCAGAAAGTGGTGGAGAAAATTATTCTATTATTTTCTGGATGCTGCAGTTGTCAATTCCTTCATTCTTTATTATGACACTGCAAAATGGCACAGTCTTATAAAGGAAGGCCACTGCCACATCTAA